The following is a genomic window from Serratia ficaria.
CCGCTGAGCGCCGCCGAAACCCTGTACCAGGCGCAGCCGGAGGATATGGCGGTATTCGCCTATCACGATCGCACGCCGGGCTTCGAGCGCGACTACGTTGGCCGCAGCCTGGATTTTTACCGTCGCGAAAGCTTCTTGCTGACCGCGCAGGGCCGGCAGATCAAGATTGAGATCCCGGAAGACGCCGAATTCGATACCCACCGCGAATGGCTGCTGATCAAGCCGAGCAGCGACTGGCTGGTGGGCGGCAAGCGCTATCCGTCCGGCGCGCTGCTGGCGGCCAACTTCGACGACTATCTGGCCGGCAAGCGTGAGCTGCAGGTGCTGTTCACCCCCAATGAGCAGATGGCGCTGAGCGGCTACAGCGGCACGCGCGGGAGTCTGATCCTCAGCATTATGGATAACGTGGTGAACCGCCTGGAGGTGCTGACGCCGCACGGCGACGGCTGGCAGCGGCGGCCACTGGGCAACCCGGGCGCCATCAGCACCATTTCCGCCGGCGGCATCGATGAGGAAACCAACGATTATTTCCTGACCATCGGCGGCTTCCTGCAGCCGACCTCGCTGTACATGGGCAACCTCGACGGCGGTGAGGCGGAGCTGCTGAAGCAGGGGCCGCAGGACTTCGACGCCGGCGGCTATCAGGTCAGCCAGCACTTCGCCCGTTCGAAAGACGGCACCCGGGTGCCGTACTTCCAGATCGCCGCCAAAGCGCTCAGGCTGGACGGCAGCAATCCGACGCTGCTGTATGGCTACGGCGGTTTTGAAGTGCCGCTGCTGCCGGGCTACATGGGCAGCAAGGCGCCAACCTGGCTGGAGCGCGGCGGGGTGTACGTGGTGGCCAATATCCGCGGCGGCGGCGAATATGGGCCGGCCTGGCACCAGGCGGCGCTCAAGCAGCATCGCCACCGCGCCTATGAGGACTTCGCCGCGGTGGCGGAAGATCTGATTGCGCGAAAGGTGACGTCGTCACAGCATCTGGGGGCGCGCGGCGGCAGCAACGGCGGGCTGCTGGTCGGCAACATGCTGACGCAGTATCCGCAGCTGTTCGGCTGCATCGTTTGCGAAGTGCCGCTGCTCGACATGCAGCGCTACACCCAACTTTCCGCCGGCGCCTCGTGGATTGCCGAGTACGGCGATCCGTCCAGGCCGGAGCAGTGGGCCTATATCAAGAGCTTCTCGCCGTACCATAACATCAAGACGCAGGTGGCCTACCCGCCGGTGCTGTTCTACACCGCCACCAGCGACGACCGGGTTAACCCGGCGCACGCGCGCAAGATGGCGGCGCGCATGCAGCAGATGGGCTACCAGCAGGTGTATTTCTATGAGAATACCGAGGGCGGGCACAGCGCGGCGGCCGATAAGAAGCAGGCGGCGTTCCACAGCGCGCTGGTCAGCGAATTTATGTGGGCCAGCCTGAGCGGCAAACCGGCCTGAGCCGCGGCAATCGCCGCCGCTCGGGCCGCGTCGCCTCAGGCGGTGTTTTGCCAGGACTTGCCCAACAGGAAAGCCAGCTCCAGCGCCTGGGTCCGGTTGAGGCGCGGATCGCAGGCGGTGTAATAGCGGTGGGATAAATCCCGGTCGCTGATTTGCTGCATCCCGCCGGTACACTCGGTCACTTCCAGGCCGGTCATTTCAACGTGCAGGCCCCCGGGATGGACGCCGTGCCGATGCATCATGGCGGTAAACGCCTGGGTTTCCGCCACTATGGTGGCGAAGGCGCGGGTTTTGTGGCCGGAGCCCGCGGTGCGGGTATTGCCGTGCATCGGATCGATCAGCCAAATCACCGGGTGGCCGGAGGCCTTAACGGCCTGGATCAGCGCAGGGAGCCTGGCGTCGATCTGCGTCAGGCCCATGCGGGCGATCAGCAGGATTTTCCCCGGCGTGCCCTGCGGATCTAGCCGCTTCAGCAGGCCGAGCAGCCTGGCCTGGGTCATCGCCGGGCCGCATTTGATGCCGACGGGGTTGGCGATGCCGCGCAGGTATTCGACATGGGCAAAATCGACATCGCCGGTGCGTTCCCCCAGCCACAGCATGTGCGCAGAACAGTTATACCAGCCGCCGTGGGCGAGATCCCGGCGGGTTAACGCTTCCTCATAATTGAGCAGCAGCGCTTCGTGGCTGGTCAGCAGCGGCTGGCGCGGCGGCTGGCGCTTGACGCGGCGGTAGCAGTCCTGCAGCTGCGCGCGCAGCGTGCGGTAGTATTGCTCGGTCACGCCGGGGTGAAGGCTCTCCTGCCGCTGCGCGGCGTACAACGAAAAGACCGAGTTATCCAGCGCCCGCAACAGATTCAGGGTCGAGGCCGAGTGGTGATAGGCGCGCAGCATGCGCAGCGGATCCGGCGTGCGGCCGTGGGCGCTGAACTCGCGGCCGTTGATAATCTCGCCGCGGAAGCTGGGCAGGGTGAGCTCACCGACGGTTTCTTCCGGCTGGCTGCGCGGTTTGGCGAACTGTCCGGCGATGCGGCCGATTTTCAGCACCGGCAGCCCGGTAGCCTGATGAATCAACGCCGCCATCTGCTCCATGGTCAGAACGTGATCGCGCACCGAGGTGGTCTGACAATCGGCGAACGATTCGGCGCAGTCGCCGCCCTGCAGCAGGAAGGCGCGCCCTTCGGCGATCTGGGCCAGCTGCTGCTGACAGTGGCGTATTTCGCCGGCCAACACCAACGGCGGGCTCTGCTGCAGCTGCCGCTCGCAGTATTGCAACGCGCAGGCGTCCGGATAAACCGGCTGCTGTTTCGCCGGGAAACGCCGCCATGACGCGGGCGACCAGTCCTCATGCTGCGCCGGCGGCGCAGGGGGATTACGACAGGATAATTCTCGCTCCCGGTGAAATTCACCGGTCAGCACGTCAATATCATGGTTGAATATCATGATGCTCACTCACTGAAAGAACAGCGGAACAGGGCCACGGCAGGCCGACGTGGGCAGCGTTTGCTGCTCAGCGTCAGTCGGCGCGCTGCGATTGGGTCAGGTAGGTTTCGGTGACGCCGTTTTGCCTGGCCACGTAATCCTCGCGCACCGGCGTATAGACATCCAGCACCTCAGAATCCTCCAGCGCTTCGGCGTGGTGCACCGCCCAGGAGGGGATAACGAAGGTGTCGCCCGCGTGCAGATACAGGGTGCGGCCATCGACGGTCAGGCGCAGCGCGCCTTGCAGGATGGTGGTGGCGGTTTCGTGCAGGTGCTGGTGTTCGGGGATCCTGGCGCCGGGCTTGAATTGCCAAAACGCCAGGGTAAAGCCGGTGCCGTGCACAAAGCGGGCGGTAATCTTGCTTTCGGTGCCTTCCGGGCGCTGCAGATCCATATCGTAGGGCACCATTTCACTGCCTAAATGTAAGCTCATAATAATATCTGCCTCTCATGTGTTTAAGGTTTAGGGTAATAGCCTGAATCAGGCGATTTTTGCGTGGATGGAGAAACCCATCGGCACCGGGCCAAAATCGGCCAAAACGGTCAGGCCGCAGCGGTTGGCGGAGATATCGGTGGAAATGCAGGCGTCGACCGCATTCGCCGCGCATTGACGCGCCGCTTCGCTGTTGGAATTAAACAGCCTGATGGACAGCTGGGTATTGATGCCCGGCACCTGGCGAATTAAATCCTGCGGCGCCGGATGAGAACCCACGGTTCTGATTTCACCCGGCTTTTGGCCCTTGCCGGCGAAAACCATATTGTGGGTGTCCATGACAAAACAATCTATCAGCTTTAAATGACTGAGGTTTTTAAACACCAGGTGATGAAGCTGAGGATAAACGATGCAGCCCAGCAAAATATCGGCGCCGTCGGTATCATTCATGTATTTGGCCGCATCCTCCAGCGTCTGGTGTAATTTAACCTCGCCGCGATGGCCGTTATTTTTCAGCCACAGGTGCGCCGCTTTTTCGCAATTGGTGCCCGCCGGTCCCAGCGTATGGACAGTTATCATGATTTATCTCGTCAATAATGTAAGGGTTAAATTCTGCCGGTGATATTAATCAGCTCGGGCAGGCGTGCGCCCTGTCTGATTTTCTCCAGCATGGCGTTTTCCGTGCTGTCGATGGCCAGCGCCTGCTGCAGCAGTTGCGCCGTCAGCGCCAGCGGCACCACCACCGTGCCGTTGACGTCCGAGACCATCAAATCGCCGCTTTGCACCGTAACCTGTTCTATCTGGCACTGGGTGCCGGTTTCCGCCACCCAGTAAGCGCCCTGGGTATCGGTGGGAATGGGGTTGCTGGCGAGCACCGGCATCGCCAGCCGCTCAAGTTCGCGCAGGTCGCGCACCGCGCCGCCCAGCACCACGCCGGCGAAGCCCAGCTGTTCGAAGTAGGTGCAGCTCATGCCGCCGGCCAGCGCGGCATGGGTCAGCAGCGGCCCGGCGCCGGCGACGTAGACCAGGCCTGCGCCGCTGTGCAGCTCGGGCACCAAAAAGCGACTGACCTGCGACCAGGTGGCGGGCTGCGCTTGCAGGATGTCGCTGCCTTTGCGCACCATTCTCCAGCTGACGGTATAAGCCTGGGCGGCAAAATAATGGTCGGGCGCATTGATGGCCCGTATTTTTGGCGTCAGCGCATCACCGGCCTGCAGACCGTCAAGAATATCAATAACCGTAGAACTGCTTATTTTTCTTGATCTAAATTCCGCCAACAGCTGAGGCGATATTAATTCAAATGACATAATTGACGATCCTCTCTTTAAAAGAGCGCCGACGCGGCCGGGATATTACGGCCGCGCGGCATCACCGCTAAACAGGCGGGCTGCTGCCATGGCGAATAGCCATGAAGTTTTCAATGGATTAAGGAATAGGATTAATTATAAATTTAGTCAATGCGTTTATGTTATTTATTTTTTTAATTGCAGGGCGGATGGGGTAATGGTAATAAAGTCAATCAGCTATGGCCGATTAATTTTTAACGACAATTCCAGATGGGAACAT
Proteins encoded in this region:
- a CDS encoding 3-deoxy-7-phosphoheptulonate synthase class II translates to MIFNHDIDVLTGEFHRERELSCRNPPAPPAQHEDWSPASWRRFPAKQQPVYPDACALQYCERQLQQSPPLVLAGEIRHCQQQLAQIAEGRAFLLQGGDCAESFADCQTTSVRDHVLTMEQMAALIHQATGLPVLKIGRIAGQFAKPRSQPEETVGELTLPSFRGEIINGREFSAHGRTPDPLRMLRAYHHSASTLNLLRALDNSVFSLYAAQRQESLHPGVTEQYYRTLRAQLQDCYRRVKRQPPRQPLLTSHEALLLNYEEALTRRDLAHGGWYNCSAHMLWLGERTGDVDFAHVEYLRGIANPVGIKCGPAMTQARLLGLLKRLDPQGTPGKILLIARMGLTQIDARLPALIQAVKASGHPVIWLIDPMHGNTRTAGSGHKTRAFATIVAETQAFTAMMHRHGVHPGGLHVEMTGLEVTECTGGMQQISDRDLSHRYYTACDPRLNRTQALELAFLLGKSWQNTA
- a CDS encoding cupin domain-containing protein — translated: MSLHLGSEMVPYDMDLQRPEGTESKITARFVHGTGFTLAFWQFKPGARIPEHQHLHETATTILQGALRLTVDGRTLYLHAGDTFVIPSWAVHHAEALEDSEVLDVYTPVREDYVARQNGVTETYLTQSQRAD
- a CDS encoding prolyl oligopeptidase family serine peptidase produces the protein MTSLPNSIRLAMAAEGGSAAGDEFLWLEELQGKAAQQWVQRENQRTAARFAQGEGFHQLERQVLDILNKDTQIPWISKRGDYYYNFWQDQANPRGLLRRTTLAEYRKARPAWETVLDIDALGKAEGKDWVYHGSQPLAPEYRYCLMELSPDGGDATEIREFDLIAKAFVKDGFRLPVAKSQASWIDKDTLFIATDFGPGSMTQSGYARIAKRWRRGTPLSAAETLYQAQPEDMAVFAYHDRTPGFERDYVGRSLDFYRRESFLLTAQGRQIKIEIPEDAEFDTHREWLLIKPSSDWLVGGKRYPSGALLAANFDDYLAGKRELQVLFTPNEQMALSGYSGTRGSLILSIMDNVVNRLEVLTPHGDGWQRRPLGNPGAISTISAGGIDEETNDYFLTIGGFLQPTSLYMGNLDGGEAELLKQGPQDFDAGGYQVSQHFARSKDGTRVPYFQIAAKALRLDGSNPTLLYGYGGFEVPLLPGYMGSKAPTWLERGGVYVVANIRGGGEYGPAWHQAALKQHRHRAYEDFAAVAEDLIARKVTSSQHLGARGGSNGGLLVGNMLTQYPQLFGCIVCEVPLLDMQRYTQLSAGASWIAEYGDPSRPEQWAYIKSFSPYHNIKTQVAYPPVLFYTATSDDRVNPAHARKMAARMQQMGYQQVYFYENTEGGHSAAADKKQAAFHSALVSEFMWASLSGKPA
- a CDS encoding prephenate dehydratase domain-containing protein translates to MITVHTLGPAGTNCEKAAHLWLKNNGHRGEVKLHQTLEDAAKYMNDTDGADILLGCIVYPQLHHLVFKNLSHLKLIDCFVMDTHNMVFAGKGQKPGEIRTVGSHPAPQDLIRQVPGINTQLSIRLFNSNSEAARQCAANAVDACISTDISANRCGLTVLADFGPVPMGFSIHAKIA
- a CDS encoding RraA family protein, which translates into the protein MSFELISPQLLAEFRSRKISSSTVIDILDGLQAGDALTPKIRAINAPDHYFAAQAYTVSWRMVRKGSDILQAQPATWSQVSRFLVPELHSGAGLVYVAGAGPLLTHAALAGGMSCTYFEQLGFAGVVLGGAVRDLRELERLAMPVLASNPIPTDTQGAYWVAETGTQCQIEQVTVQSGDLMVSDVNGTVVVPLALTAQLLQQALAIDSTENAMLEKIRQGARLPELINITGRI